Proteins found in one Plasmodium knowlesi strain H genome assembly, chromosome: 12 genomic segment:
- a CDS encoding RNA-binding protein, putative, giving the protein MALGIFRKSKANDTVAENKDVVEEDNKVENKLTESTAAESETKSAVAAKKKKNAKKGKASKKDSSSESSSSSDSSDESDAEAVNGQANGQANGQANGQANGQGNVEENVEKEVAKASKSSSDSSDSSDSSDSSSDEETNVAKPVKGGKATKAPEVKVAKGAKEVKAKAGKETKLAKGGKAAKSAEDKAAEENGVEEKNAKAAKKETNKSDSDSDSDSDTDFDSDSDSDSDSDDDAEQQQMQPQKQEKKLNNNKVGVNEQTGGKNKRKNEMSMTENNKGKNKKQKFNKNGKDNMINGDGEEENNENDVEDDGQEDGDFPKEFIVTILNISRDAEEEDLRSFLKELLAENYVEEKLIIHMNRLFNSAYIYCSEKSIMDIFASKYNEKFNGIPVKIHLNPNAISSINLSHIGKNTTEEDVRSIFEKYGNITKVNFFAGGTRAQITFENLESCLKALEHDGLLIGDNYVHVALMLNGNSYQNNHNNNSSENTYGNRGNRNNYQGFNNGQDNDGANGGGRGGNFFGKKFGNGNKFNRNGGNFNRGGNGFNKGGGFQKGGNFNNGNNFNKGGNFNKGGNFNKGGGFQKGNNFNNGNNFNNGNNFNNGNNFNNDDGNGKKFNKKPFNNFKNKKNQEFGAGADN; this is encoded by the exons ATGGCCCTGGGAATATTCAGAAAAAGCAAAGCGAACGACACCGTCGCAGAGAACAAAGACGTCGTAG AAGAGGACAACAAAGTGGAGAACAAGCTGACGGAATCCACCGCAGCGGAGTCGGAGACAAAGTCCGCAGTTGcagcaaagaaaaagaaaaatgccaaGAAAGGTAAAGCCTCGAAGAAGGACTCGTCGTCCGAATCATCCAGTTCTTCGGATTCATCCGATGAGAGTGACGCAGAGGCTGTGAATGGACAGGCTAATGGACAGGCTAATGGACAGGCTAATGGACAGGCTAATGGACAAGGGAATGTAGAGGAAAATGTAGAGAAGGAAGTCGCGAAAGCGTCCAAGTCGAGCTCCGACTCGTCAGATTCTTCAGACTCTTCCGATTCTTCCTCAGATGAGGAGACGAATGTTGCGAAGCCAGTCAAGGGTGGTAAGGCGACCAAAGCACCTGAGGTGAAGGTTGCTAAAGGGGCCAAAGAAGTGAAGGCAAAAGCGGGCAAAGAAACGAAGCTAGCCAAGGGTGGTAAGGCGGCCAAATCCGCTGAAGATAAGGCCGCTGAGGAGAATGGcgttgaggaaaaaaatgcgaaagcGGCTAAGAAGGAGACAAACAAATCGGACTCAGATTCAGATTCCGACTCAGACACAGACTTCGACTCAGATTCGGATTCCGACTCTGACTCAGACGACGACGCTGAACAACAGCAGATGCAGCCACAGAAGCAGGAGAAGAAGCTGAACAACAATAAGGTGGGTGTGAATGAGCAAACaggaggaaagaacaaaaggaaaaacgaaatgagTATGACGGAGAAtaacaagggaaaaaacaagaagcagaaatttaacaaaaatggaaaggataaCATGATCAATGGTGATggtgaggaagaaaacaacgaGAATGATGTGGAGGATGATGGTCAGGAGGATGGTGATTTTCCAAAGGAGTTTATAGTAACCATACTGAACATAAGTAGAGAtgcagaggaagaagatttaagaTCCTTCTTGAAAGAATTATTAGCAGAAAATTATGTAGAAGAGAAGCTGATAATTCATATGAATAGACTTTTCAACAGTGCCTATATATattgttcagaaaaaagtataatGGATATATTTGCTTCAAAGTACAACGAAAAATTTAATGGTATCCCTGTAAAAATTCACTTGAATCCGAATGCTATTAGTTCAATTAATCTCTCCCACATTGGAAAGAATACCACAGAGGAGGATGTCAGAAGTATTTTCGAGAAGTATGGGAATATCACCaaggttaattttttcgccGGAGGAACCAGAGCGCAGATTACCTTTGAGAATCTGGAGAGTTGCCTTAAAGCTTTGGAACATGATGGTCTTCTCATAGGGGATAATTATGTTCATGTGGCCTTGATGCTGAATGGTAACAGCTACCAAAATAACCATAACAATAACTCCTCCGAGAATACATATGGCAACAGGGGCAACAGGAATAACTACCAAGGTTTTAATAATGGGCAGGATAACGATGGAGCCAATGGAGGAGGTAGGGGTGGCAACTTCTTTGGAAAGAAGTTTGGCAACGGTAACAAGTTCAACAGGAATGGTGGCAACTTCAACCGAGGTGGCAACGGATTCAACAAAGGGGGTGGCTTCCAAAAGGGAGGTAACTTCAACAATGGAAATAACTTCAACAAGGGAGGTAACTTCAATAAAGGAGGCAACTTCAACAAAGGTGGTGGTTtccaaaagggaaataacTTCAACAATGGAAATAACTTCAACAATGGAAATAACTTCAATAATGGAAATAACTTCAATAATGACGACGGGAACGGGAAGAAGTTCAACAAGAAGCCCTTCAACAATTTCAAGAACAAGAAGAATCAGGAGTTCGGAGCGGGTGCGGACAACTAG
- a CDS encoding protein kinase, putative: MTKWGKLRSRIIWPSEFAYAVENEGQDNKFGHSYVIKYNGNVVHDRFKKGLNRVNKLMKVTRRVCENLEEKNYGEDVDSLEIDHFGAQTGGRITDQINEANQILLRLNEEKESFKESLGKINTIDEKYDIPVRNESAHYTFRLDSPFVCIEGDPLVEILKRRQRNAADGKHNVAVKHQGRKGKDRRGEKAPPFRTFLYNAKIIECDETLIGDREFIFSEANTSSLKVKTLINEGKYIRQALYEYKETCGVENELQNNQDDFPPEGRSESVKGTSTKATGPPCGNDEVTYEGVGVLPYSDIIMVEKSDLDKKRYVAVFLTPYVLNGNVKRFIEKVQPYMAYAFDSNLIWVNMCKLIKLMYHLEEKNILHGNIKPTNLFIDNSGFNILLGNFVPKVKLTNYFHYVVNGRRGMPKYISPELFFYLRKKKNMVKKGGKKNKHIERYLVKNDIFCLGLCFYYLVTMKEDILNHVDDQRAFQHKVNGLQACVSRQDLLLLLRSMLAYDHRERPTWEELLAVVRGEEKRGVPAAP; this comes from the coding sequence ATGACCAAGTGGGGGAAACTTCGAAGCAGAATTATATGGCCGAGCGAATTCGCTTACGCTGTGGAGAACGAAGGGCAGGACAACAAGTTCGGACACAGCTATGTGATCAAATATAATGGAAATGTCGTTCACGACAGATTCAAGAAAGGGTTAAATCGGGTAAACAAATTGATGAAGGTGACAAGACGTGTGTGTGAAAatttggaggagaaaaactaCGGGGAGGATGTGGATTCATTGGAAATAGATCACTTCGGGGCGCAAACGGGAGGAAGGATCACGGACCAAATTAATGAGGCTAATCAAATCCTCCTACGGttgaatgaggagaaggaatctTTTAAAGAAAGTCTCGGTAAAATTAATACCATTGATGAGAAGTACGACATTCCTGTGAGGAACGAGTCCGCTCACTACACATTTCGTTTGGACTCCCCTTTTGTGTGCATCGAGGGGGATCCCTTAGTGGAGATCCTAAAGAGGAGGCAGCGGAACGCAGCAGATGGAAAGCATAATGTAGCAGTTAAGCATCAGGGCCGAAAAGGTAAGGATCGCCGTGGAGAGAAGGCCCCACCATTTAGGACCTTTCTGTATAACGCCAAAATTATTGAGTGTGACGAAACGCTCATAGGGGACAGggagtttattttttcagaaGCCAACACGAGTAGCCTGAAGGTTAAAACTCTCATTAACGAGGGAAAGTACATAAGACAGGCACTGTACGAATATAAGGAAACTTGTGGTGTGGAAAATGAGCTGCAAAATAATCAGGATGATTTCCCACCTGAAGGGAGAAGTGAAAGTGTAAAAGGTACATCGACAAAAGCAACAGGCCCTCCATGTGGTAACGACGAAGTGACCTACGAAGGTGTCGGCGTACTTCCATACAGTGACATCATAATGGTGGAGAAAAGTGACTTGGACAAGAAGAGGTACGTGGCTGTTTTTTTAACTCCATATGTTCTTAACGGAAATGTCAAGAGGTTTATCGAGAAGGTACAGCCTTACATGGCTTACGCATTCGATAGTAATTTGATATGGGTAAATATGTGTAAACTGATTAAGCTTATGTACCATTTGGAAGAGAAGAACATCCTGCACGGGAATATTAAGCCTACTAATTTATTTATCGATAACAGTGGTTTTAACATCCTGCTCGGTAACTTTGTTCCAAAGGTGAAGCTCACAAATTACTTCCACTACGTTGTTAATGGCAGAAGAGGAATGCCCAAATATATTTCCcctgaactttttttttacttgcggaaaaaaaaaaacatggtgaaaaagggaggcaagaaaaataaacacattGAAAGGTATCTCGTGAAGaatgatattttttgtttaggCCTCTGCTTCTACTACCTCGTGACAATGAAGGAGGATATCCTCAACCACGTGGATGATCAGCGCGCCTTTCAACATAAGGTGAACGGGCTCCAGGCTTGCGTCTCTCGCCAGGAtctgcttctccttctgcgCAGCATGCTAGCTTACGACCATCGAGAGCGCCCCACCTGGGAGGAGCTTCTGGCCGTGGTAAGGGGTGAAGAAAAGAGAGGGGTACCCGCGGCGCCGTAG